tgaaactccaatacttgggccacctgatgcgaagagctgactcatttgaaaagaccctgatgctgggaaagattgagggcaggaaaagaaggggatgacagaggatgagatggatggatggcatcaccgactcaatggacatgagtttgagtaaactccgggagttggtgatggacagggaggcctggcctgctgtggttcatggggtcacaaagaattggacatgactgagcgactgaactgaactgaactgactaaatgaacctttgtcatcaaagtaatatctgtgctattaatgtgctgtctaggttggtcattgcttttcttccaaagagcaagcatattttaattttatggctgcagtcaccatctacagtgattttggagcccaagaaaataaagtctctcactgtttccattgtttacccatctatttgccatcaagtggtaggaccaatgccatgatcttagttttctgaatgctgagttttaagtcagatttttcactctcctctttcactttcatcaagaggctctttagttcctcttcattttcttctataagggtggtgtcatctgcatatctgaggttatttttcctggcaattccatatttccatatttctcctggcaatcttaattcccacttgtgcttcatccagcccagcattttgcatgatgtactctgcatataagttaaataaccatgatgacaatatacagccttgaggtactcctttcccaatatggaactagtctgttgttctgtgtttggctctaactgttgcttcttgggagaaggcaatggcaacccactccagtgttcttgcctggagaatcccagggacaggggagcctcgtggactgccgtctatggggtcgcacagagtcggacacgactgaagcaacttagcagcagcagcagcagttgcttcttgacctacatacaaatttctcaggaggcaggtaaggtgatctggtattcccatctcttgaagaattttccacagttggttgtgatctacacagtcaaaggctttggtataatcgataaagcagaagtagatggttttctggaattcacttgctttttctatgatccaacagatgctggcaatttgatctctggttcttctgccttttctaaatccagcttgaacgttgGGAGtctcatggttcacgtacttttgaagcctggtttggggaattttgaacattactttcttagtgtgtgagatgagtgcaattgtatggtagtttgaacattgtttggcatgcCCTTacttgagattggaatgaaaactgacattttccagtcctgtggccactgctgagttttccaaatttgctggcatattgagtgcagcactttaacagcatcatctctgaACAGCCTCTGTGCTAAAAAGCCCAGAGTTCCTGCATCACTATGATAGGTCAGTTCACATTGCTGTGTGGCACTATGCCAGGCAATTTACACTAAAGATCAGATTTTAAATTTACATCAGATAATCACTATTACCTCTATTGTTGAGGTTGATGGTTTTGGAGAAGTGGAGGGATTGAGAAGGCAACTTTTTAACTCAAAGAGTCATTTTCCATTGGTAACCCTAACacactagagaaagaaaaacaccaatacaatatattaacacatatatatatagaatttagaaagatggtaatgatgaccctatatgcaagacagcaaaagagacacagatgtaaagaacagacttttggactttgtgggagaaggcgagggtgggatgatttgtgagaatagcattgaaacatgtatattatcatatgtgaaatagatcgctggtccaggttcgatgcatgagacagggtgctcaaggctggttcactgggatgaccctgagggatgggatgggaagggagatgagagggagggtcaggatggggaacacatgtacacccatggctgattcatgtcaatgtatggcaaaaaccaccacaatattgtaattagcctccaattaaaataaataaaagaaaaaagaaaaaaaaaagagttctaaaACTAATAAGCAGTTTTCCTCTCAGAACATTTCAGAGGTCTTGGATCACTATAGTTTCTTTCTCTCATGTTAACACCACCATACCAGAAAGACATTGCTAGATTTGTTTTATTGATGGGGAACCTGAAGTTCAGAGAACATAAGAAATATTGCCTGGATGATATAATTCATGACTTAACACAGAAGAGCCTTGAATCCAGGCTTGTCTGGCTCCAAAttctgtatcattttattttgattctaTGATGTCCTAGAAGGCAAAAAGCATGCTCCTTTGAAATGTGTCTGATAGCTTGCTAGAATCAATCTACAACATAGTTTTGGGGGTggtttaaataattttgtttcagaTGATACAGTAATCTCCTTGGCACTGaggagaaattaaaaggaaaaagtaatataGCAGGAATTGTAACTGAAACTTCCTAATTGCTATCTAGGTGGCAAGTATTACAAACAAAAATTAACCAAatgacaggaaaagaaaaatcaaagaacaaaTTTTATTGGAACTGTTTAAATCaggtgttttcttttaaaattttggcttttttttttttttttttgaagtgctGATACAGAGATAGactgaattttagaaatatttagatAATTACATATTTTTCATGTTACAAGCAACATCAGTTCTGTTACTGTCTTCAAACAGGTATGAAAGTGATTATAAATAATTGAAATAGTCAATAAATACATGTTCATTGACCTCCTGAATTTTCATGTTTCAGGAAATGAAGAACTGAAACACTGATCATGATTGCAGTAAATGAGAGCATCCCCCTGGAGTTCATTCTCTTAGGCTTCTCAGATCGACCATGGCTAGAGTTTCCACTCTTTGTGGTCTTCTTCATATCTTACATGGTCACTATCTTTGGGAATCTGACCATTATTCTAGTGTCACGCCTGGACTCCAGACTCCAGACTCCCATGTATTTCTTTCTTACCAATCTGTCACTTCTAGATCTTTGCTACACCACAAGTACAGTTCCACAATTGCTGGTAAATTTGCACAGCACCAGGAAGGTAATTAGTTATGGTGGCTGTGTGGCCCAGCTGTTCATATTTCTGGCTTTGGGGGCCACTGAATGTGTTCTGATGCCCGTCATGTGCTTTGATAGGTTTGTAGCTATTTGTCGGCCTCTCCATTACTCAGTCATCATGCACCAAAGGCTCTGCCTCCAGTTGGCAGCTGCATCCTGGATTACTGGTTTCAGCAACGCATTGTGGTTTTCTATCCTGGCTCTCCAACTGCCACTCTGTGGCCCCTTTGTACTAGATCACTTTCTCTGTGAAGTCCCTGCTCTGTTCAAATTGTCATGTGTTGACACCATAGCAAATGAGGCTGAACTCTTCTTTCTAAGTATGCTATTCCATCTAGTACCCTTTACACTTATTGTTATATCATATGCTTTTATTGCCCGAGCAGTGTTGAGGATCCAATCTGCTGAAGGCAGACAAAAAGCGTTTGGAACTTGTGGCTCCCATCTACTTGTGGTGTCACTTTTTTATGGTACAGCCATCTCCATGTACATGCAGCCACCTTCACCCACCTCCAAGGACCGGGGAAAGACGGTTTCCCTCTTTTATGGAATTGTTGCACCCATGCTGAATCCCCTGATATATGCACTTAGAAACAAAGAGGTAAAGGAGGCCTTTAAAAGGTTAGTGGCAAGAGTCTTCTCAATCaggaaataaacattaaaaagaaaaaataggccCCAAATGGAGTCAGTTATACTAAGTCCATGTAACTGTACAAAGACTTGAATACCTAACATAATTGCCATCTCAGTCCACCAAGAATGTAACTTTTACTCAGACAACCTGGAGTTATTTGGTTAGCACTAAGGGCAACCTTGCCTGAAACAATGCATTGTTTGCTATAATTCCCTTTGGGTTTGGGGTGTTTCTTGTTGTCATTTTGCCCCTTTTatgccttaaaatttttttctttctacagcTAGGCAGAGGCATTTTTTATTTGCTCAGTGGGATCTACCTGATTCATGAATCATTCAGTACAGCCAACtaaatctttaaaattcatttgatTGAATTTTGTTATTTAACATGAGGAATATGCTGATAAGCTTTGTAAATGTTTAGTGTTTATGCAGCTTACTAACTTCTCTTCAACTTGTCCTGTTTTCATCATTCCTCAGAGAAATATTTtgattgtgaagtgaaagtctctcagtcatgtccaactctttgcaaccctctacactatagagtccatggaattctctaggccagaatactggagtgggtagcttttcccttctccaggggatcttcccaacccagggattcaacccaggatcttcccaacccagaaattgaatccaggtctcttgcattgcaggcagattctttaccagctgagccacaactaTTTTGATTACCTCCCacaaataaaagtttattgaTGGCAAGTTACATTAGTCTTTTGTTGCCTAAACCTATTTATTGAACAAGTATCCAAAATTAGTCTTCCAGTTCACCAGAAACTATATAATCTCaatattttcaactttatttttatgtttgtataAGTTGGTGTAACttagacatgactgatgtgacttagcagcagcagccgacCTTtctaagaatatgaaaaaagccAGCAATCATTTCTCTGGTAATaccatatgcacacacacacctttttttatataattagaaGAAATTTACCAAAACCCTGAAATATAACAACTTTAAATTTGGATATGAAGTTCACAACCCTAGTTTAAATTTTTCAATACCACACTCATGTCAACATAATATTAAAAACCACAATGATTTATATTCTAGAATTAAACTCAGATTTTCCATTCTCTGTGCTTAGTCACAGAGtcatgtgaccctatggactgcagtctgccaggctcctctgcccatggggattctccaggcaagaatactggagtgggttgccatgccctcctgcagggcatCCCTTCCCAACCCacgcatcaaacccaggtctcccacattgcaggaggattctttaccatctgagccagcagggaagtccttccaTTCTCTACTCATATTTTCCTCCTCATTAGAAAcatccttttttatttccttcatagaTCAAATCATAGGCATTCATTAATTTTCCttccttgaaatatttttcatattctccccatttattaatattttcagtatTCTCATAAACCCCAAAACATAGCCTAGAGATTAAAATAGCATATCTTTAATGATTTCCaatgatttttttgtttcatacacatgtttctttcacaATAGCTTCATTGCATTTTAGTCTTCTTGAGGGAACATTATCTCTACCATAAGTATTGGATTACTACACTGTATATTTACCATatcacctttcagttcagttcagttcagtcgctcagtccagatgctcaagctggttttagaaaacgcagaggaaccagagataaaattgccaacatccgctggatcatcaaaaaagcaagagacttccagaaaaacatctgtttctgctttatcgactatcccaaagcctttgactgtgtggatcacaataaactgtggaagattcttcaagagatgggaatatcagaccacctgacctgcctcttgagaaacctatatgcaggtcagaaagcaacagttagaactggacatggaacaacagactggttccaaataggaaaaggagtacgtcaaggctgtatatcatcaccttgcttatgtaacttacatgcagagtacatcacgagaaacgctgaagaagcacaagctggaatcaagatggctaggagaaatatcaataacctcagatatgcagatgacaccacccttatggcagaaagtgaagaggaactaaaagcctcttgatgaaagtgaaagaggagagtgacaaagttggcttaaagttcaacattcagaaaactaagatcatggcatcaggtcctgtcacttcatgggaaatagatggggaaacagtgtcagactttatttttgggggctccaaaatcactgcagatggtgaatgcagccatgaaattaaaagacacttactccttggaaggaaagttatgaccaacctagatagcatattcaaaagcagagatattactttgccaacaaaggtccatctagtcaaggctatggtttttccagtggtcatgtatggatgtgagagttggacaacaaagaaagctgagtgccgaataattgatgcttttgaactgtggtgttggagaagactcttgagagccccttggactgcaaggagatccaaccagtccatcctaaaggagatcagttctgggtgttcattggaaggactgatgctgaagctgaaactccaatactttggccacctcatgcgaagagttgactcattggaaaagaccctgatgcttggagggattgggggcaggaggagaaggggacgacagaggatgaggtggctggatgacatcaccaactcgatggacatgagtttgagtgaactccaggagatggtgatggacagagaggcatggcatgctgtggttcatggtgtcgcaaagagtcgataTCACCTTTAGGAGTCATCAAAGTATTGAGGGTTACATGTGCTTACATATCAGTTGGTTCTTTGGATTATTGAGTGATTCATTCATGTTATAGGTATTTAATTGTGCTTCtatctctttttctcccttgtCTTCTTCTATAATACATTACACATTTAGAAAATACAATTGAAACATACATTTATTATGTTTCTCCTTAAAACATTGCTGTAATATCATGTACTTTTGCCATAGAATAATGTGGATATGAGAAATAAATCGGATATATCAAGTTCTaatttccattctctttcttATGAGAAATAAGTATCATTAAATGAGTAAATGGAAGCAAAATGCTAATAGATTATATTGTAAACATAAGATAGTACTTTCCTCATTGAAGATAAATTCAGTGCTAAAggtccaaataaataatttatcaaaTATCCAGAAGCAAATATGCATTTCAGCATCAAAGTCAGTGAAATTTGATGAATTCTGagaatatagaagaaaaataaaattgaaatagcTTTTAATTTATCTTAATGAAGGATTAATTGATTCAGCAATTTCATATATTAGGTTTGATTTTATACTGGTAGAAAATGATTTACAGGAAATTCTATAACTAAGTTATTTTTAGTTACTTtgtgattattaaaaatataacaaatatattcatttagAATAAGGTCTAATTTTACTAATTGTAAATGTAagctaattttgtttatttatttgcaatTCTGAGAACTTTATTTTCCTAATCCAAGGAAGTTTttttgcctacagtgcaggaaagctgagttcaatccctgggtttggaagttccctggaggagggcctggcaacccactccagtattcctgcttagagaatccccatggatagaggagcctggtggctgcagtcctgCTGCTACTaggttgtttcagttgtgtccgactctgtgcgaccccatagacagcagcccaccaggctgtcccgtccctgggattctccaggcaagaacactggagtgggttgccatttccttctccaatgaatgaaagtgaaaagtgaaagtgaagtcgctcagtcatgtccgactcctagggacgccatggactgcagcgcaccaggctcctccatccatgggatttttcaggccagtccatgaggtcacaaagaatcagacaggacttagcaactaagcacagcagcacaTTCTGAATGTTGCTTTCTTTAAATTGTAGTGAtgaatatataacattatatttgtGATCTTAACCATATTTGAGTGTACAGTTCAGGGGCATTAAATACAATCATATTTTTGTGCAAccttcaccaccatccatctccagaatatttttcatttttctaaactaAAACTCTGTGCCTATTAAACAATAAATACCTATTTTCCCCTCACCCTGGAAACCTCCATTCTACTTTTCGTCTCTATGATTTTGATTACTCTAGGTGCCTAATAGAAGTGGAATTATAaagtatttgtgtatttttgtgactgacatttcacttagcataatgtcttcaagatcCATCTATCTTGTAGCATGTAAGGAttccctttgtttttaaaaactgaatatcatttaattgtatgaatataccacattttgtttggtCATTCATCTTTCAAAAGACACTTATTTGctttcaccttttggctattgtgaataatactgcctTGAACAtaggtgtacaaatatctgtttgagaccccactttcagttcagtttgggtatacttctagaagtggaattactggatcatatggaaattctacttttaaattttgaaaaactgcctgctggatcatgtggaaattctatctttaattttttgaagaactgccttactgttttccatagtgactgcaccattttacttcccatcagcagtgtacaAAGGTTCTAATTTCTTTACATGCTCACCTATGTATCTCATTTTTATAGAGATGTCAGATTGATATAGTAGAGAAATgttttgaatataaatataatctTACCTGCAGTCTAAAATTTGAGAATTTTTCATGACATACTTTTATAACATTAGGAAAATTataatagaattttatttgttCATGCCTAATTTAAGTTGGTTAATAGAACAACATTCCTCAAGAAGAGAAGTTTATTGTAATAggatataaatattaattctGTTAACATACAGTTATAAATAACCCAAGAAGAAGGCAAAGAAGGCAGCCTTATTAGGTTCATAGGTGACACAATGGGAAAGAAATTGCAAATGATATAGGAGACATATATTTAAACTTAAATATAAATCTAATTATAAGAGTAATCAAGAATGTTAAATCTACAGGATGAGATTGAACACTGATACAAAAGCCTTTACTGCAtgttattcggagaaggcaatggcaacccactccagtactcttgcttggaaaatcccatggacggaggagcctggtaggctgcagtccatggggtcgtgaagagtcggacacaactgagcgacttcactttcactttctactttcatgcattggagaaggaaatggcaacccactccagtgttcttgcctggagaatcccagggatgggggagcctggtgggctgccgtctcttgggtctcacagagtcagacacgactgaagcgacttagcagcatcagcaacagcatgttattaaaatatttaacaggATAGTAGAAATTATAGTTCTAGAAGTGATTTCCCTAAGAATACAATTGAAGACATGTATTCATTGtatcaaacataaataaatgaattcagttcaatccttataataaatatgtgtacgtgctcagtcatgtccgattctttgtgaccccatggactggagcccaccaggcttctctgtccatgaaatttttctggaaaaaatgctggagtgggtttccatttccttcttcaggggatcttccccacccatcaatggaaccggtgtctcctgtgtctcttgcattataggccgattctttacccgtgagccactggggaagcccctatcGTAAGTATATCTATCCTTataataaggcttccctggtggctcaggggcaaagaatctgcctgcaaagcaggcagggatcaaacctgggttgggaatagagaaggaaatggcagcccactccagtattcttgagtaggaaatcccatggacagaggagccgggtggccTGCAGTACATGGagtggcagagagttggacatgacttagtgactaaacaataacatccTTATAATTCTGTCTAAGGAGTTTTTGTAGCAAAATCATATGCATGATAACCATTTCCACTGAGGATCAGAGGAACAAAATGAGGAACAGAaatgtgcaaccccatggaattctccaggccagaatactggagtaggtacctttttccttctccaggggatcttcccaacccagggatcaaacccaggcctcccacattgcaggcagattctttaccagctgagccacaggggaagcccaacaGAAATGGCAGATACATTTAAACATATGGGAAAATGTCACGTGGACGAGTTAGACttgatttatatatttgttctttGATTTCTATCAAAGAACTGTAGTCTGCTCTTAGAGTTATCaaatactaatttatttttctttctgcacaCATGCAAAGATAAGCTCAATGCCTTTAACACAGAGACATCTCCAAAATTTATATCATTCTTGGCATTTAGCTAAAAGTCTAGGAACTCCATGTAACTGGGCAGCAATCTCTCTACATGGATCCTCTTGGTCTAGAGACGTACAATGAAAGACATCTTCTTGCTCCCTCCCCCTTCAACACACACTTAACATTTATTGATGGAAATAGTCAGATGAAGAAAGTGTAATAAGGAAGATAAAGTGACAAGTTTGGTCAAATGCTTTTGGTAGGAGAAATAAGATCAAGCTTGAAATTCATCATTGTATTTGGCAAGTTGGAGGCAATTTGTGACACTAACAAAAGCTGTTTTTGTATAGTGGTGGAGTCAAATTCCAGACTAGTATAGgttaaaaaagaatagaagaaatagaattactttatttcctttataaagaactaacaattttatttattttttggctgcactgcatggcatgtgggatcttccctgaccaggaatagaaTCTGTGGCCTCTGCAGTggaagggagtcttaaccactcgactgccagggaagtccaaaagaaTTTATTTATGAGAATTTTTTCTGTGAAGGGGAATGATTACTAAAAATACACCTGGTGGGGTAGTGAGGCCCGGAAAGGTTtgaggctttttgttttgttttgtttgttcgtttATTTTAAGATGTTAGAGTTAATGGTATATTTGTTTTCTCCTGGGATGAAATAAGAGAATTTGATGACATAATAGAAATATGGGTAAATTTCTGGAGTTACACCTTTGAATAGGTGAGGTAGAATGGA
This genomic interval from Bos taurus isolate L1 Dominette 01449 registration number 42190680 breed Hereford chromosome 23, ARS-UCD2.0, whole genome shotgun sequence contains the following:
- the OR2B6 gene encoding olfactory receptor family 2 subfamily B member 6, which encodes MIAVNESIPLEFILLGFSDRPWLEFPLFVVFFISYMVTIFGNLTIILVSRLDSRLQTPMYFFLTNLSLLDLCYTTSTVPQLLVNLHSTRKVISYGGCVAQLFIFLALGATECVLMPVMCFDRFVAICRPLHYSVIMHQRLCLQLAAASWITGFSNALWFSILALQLPLCGPFVLDHFLCEVPALFKLSCVDTIANEAELFFLSMLFHLVPFTLIVISYAFIARAVLRIQSAEGRQKAFGTCGSHLLVVSLFYGTAISMYMQPPSPTSKDRGKTVSLFYGIVAPMLNPLIYALRNKEVKEAFKRLVARVFSIRK